A single genomic interval of Juglans regia cultivar Chandler chromosome 1, Walnut 2.0, whole genome shotgun sequence harbors:
- the LOC109013245 gene encoding probable glucan 1,3-beta-glucosidase A translates to MAYHSYVTLFWAFYLSYLLSLSNAQSTASFNLPVKAVNLGAWLVTEGWMKPSLFKGIINKDLLDGTQVQFMSTKLQTYLSAENGGGTNVVADRTSASGWETFRLWRIDESSFNFRVFNKQFVGLGNQGNTVAVSNAPGVSETFQIIRKDGDPNRVRIKATNGFFLQATSGVSVTADYGGSGWEDSNPSVFKMTIVRTLQGEYQVTNGYGPDRAPQIMKDHWNTYITEEDFSFMSSKGLNAVRIPVGWWIAQDPTPPKPFVGGSLEALDNAFTWAQKYGMKVIVDLHAVQGSQNGNDHSGTRDGYQEWGDSNIQDTVAVIDFLAKRYANNPSLGAIELINEPVAPGVTLDNLKKYYQAGYDAVRKYTSSAYVILSNRLGPADPKELLSFGGNLNRVVIDVHYYNLFSDTFSQMNVQQNIDYIDNQRASELSTVTTSNGPLSFVGEWTAEFAFNGASMQDYQRFAQAQQAVYGSATFGWAYWAYKCSQNHWSLRWMIENNYIKL, encoded by the exons ATGGCTTACCACTCGTACGTAACTCTTTTTTGGGCTTTCTACCTTTCATACCTTCTATCTCTTTCCAATGCACAGAGTACAGCAAGCTTCAACTTGCCAGTTAAAGCTGTAAATCTTGGAGCTTGGCTTGTTACGGAGGGATGGATGAAACCTTCTCTCTTTAAAGGAATAATTAACAAAGATCTCTTG GATGGAACTCAAGTTCAATTCATGTCTACGAAGCTGCAGACGTATCTATCAGCAGAAAATGGTGGTGGAACCAATGTTGTTGCGGACCGTACCTCGGCCTCCGGTTGGGAAACTTTCAGG TTGTGGAGGATCGATGAGTCTTCCTTCAATTTTAGAGTGTTCAACAAGCAGTTCGTGGGGCTGGGAAACCAAGGAAACACAGTAGCAGTTTCAAATGCACCTGGCGTCTCTGAAACATTTCAAATCATTAGGAAAGATGGTGATCCAAACCGTGTTCGCATTAAAGCAACAAATGGGTTTTTCCTTCAG GCAACATCAGGAGTGTCGGTAACTGCTGATTATGGAGGCTCAGGTTGGGAAGATAGTAATCCCTCGGTCTTCAAAATGACCATAGTCAGGACCTTGCAAGGCGAATACCAAGTCACAAATGGTTATGGCCCAGATAGAGCCCCTCAAATTATGAAG GATCACTGGAACACTTATATCACTGAAGAGGACTTCAGTTTCATGTCATCAAAGGGTCTGAATGCAGTCAGAATTCCAGTTGGGTGGTGGATTGCACAAGATCCGACACCACCAAAGCCTTTTGTTGGGGGCTCTCTGGAAGCCTTGGACAATGCTTTCACATGGGCTCA GAAATATGGGATGAAAGTAATTGTTGACCTGCATGCAGTTCAGGGATCACAAAATGGAAATGATCACAGTGGGACAAGAGACGGATATCAGGAATGGGGAGATTCCAATATACAGGATACGGTGGCAGTCATAGATTTCCTAGCAAAAAG ATACGCCAACAATCCAAGTCTTGGGGCAATTGAGCTAATCAATGAACCTGTTGCACCGGGTGTGACCCTAGATaaccttaaaaaatattaccaagCAGGTTATGATGCTGTAAGAAAGTACACATCAAGCGCTTATGTGATCCTCTCAAACCGACTGGGACCTGCAGATCCTAAAGAGCTCCTCTCATTTGGTGGAAACCTCAATCGTGTAGTCATCGATGTGCATTACTACAATCTCTTTTCAGATACGTTTAGCCAGATGAATGTACAACAGAACATCGATTACATCGACAACCAGCGAGCTTCAGAACTCAGCACAGTGACAACTTCCAATGGCCCCCTCAGTTTTGTTG GGGAATGGACGGCAGAATTTGCGTTTAATGGGGCATCAATGCAAGACTACCAAAGATTTGCACAAGCTCAACAAGCGGTGTACGGGAGTGCCACTTTCGGATGGGCGTACTGGGCTTACAAGTGTTCACAGAACCATTGGAGCCTCAGGTGGATGATAGAGAACAACTATATAAAGCTCTAG